One Roseimaritima multifibrata DNA window includes the following coding sequences:
- a CDS encoding magnesium transporter CorA family protein, giving the protein MKQYIYRLNQERCLQACSLEEVLATGADQQPCWIDLQRTDSDSLANVLLKLGLHPLAIEACLDPTPASRLVAYGTSLFIGLPTQVSWDAEDRTFLWIVCVQNKIITVHENGIHALETVMQQYTQGMRFHRYCTSAILYQIIDHLIDEDMAFTLRTRDTINQFDELFDEEETDALINQVLPLKRQFTRLAATFEDQLYCVGALQTIESESFSIEGLQDYFRDAVSHLEHAGRSVARQLGHLNAIQQDYHLRLQNRTNDRLRLLTIVSTIFIPLTLITGIYGMNFHNMPVIESQFGYLGVLAVMVALATAMLWGFYRNGWFK; this is encoded by the coding sequence ATGAAACAATACATCTATCGCCTTAACCAGGAGCGTTGCCTTCAAGCTTGTTCGTTAGAAGAGGTGCTTGCGACGGGTGCAGACCAACAGCCATGCTGGATCGACCTGCAGCGGACGGATTCTGATTCGCTTGCAAACGTCCTTTTGAAGCTAGGGCTGCATCCCTTGGCGATTGAAGCCTGCCTCGATCCGACCCCCGCATCGAGACTCGTGGCCTACGGCACCTCCCTCTTTATCGGTTTGCCGACACAAGTGAGTTGGGACGCGGAGGATCGTACGTTTCTATGGATCGTTTGCGTGCAAAACAAGATCATTACGGTTCACGAGAACGGGATTCATGCGTTGGAAACCGTCATGCAGCAGTACACGCAAGGAATGCGATTTCATCGCTACTGTACCTCTGCCATTCTGTATCAAATCATCGACCATCTCATCGACGAGGATATGGCGTTCACGCTCCGGACTCGCGACACGATTAACCAGTTCGATGAATTGTTTGATGAAGAAGAAACGGATGCCCTGATCAACCAGGTCCTTCCACTTAAGCGACAGTTTACTCGCCTTGCCGCCACGTTTGAGGACCAGCTGTACTGTGTCGGAGCTCTTCAGACGATCGAGTCCGAATCATTCAGCATCGAGGGACTGCAAGACTATTTCCGTGACGCGGTTTCGCATCTAGAACACGCGGGGCGATCCGTCGCAAGGCAACTTGGCCACTTGAACGCGATCCAGCAGGACTACCACCTGAGACTGCAGAATCGAACCAATGACCGTCTGCGATTGTTGACAATCGTATCAACGATTTTCATTCCGTTAACGTTGATTACAGGCATCTACGGAATGAACTTTCACAACATGCCTGTCATCGAGTCGCAATTCGGCTATTTAGGCGTGCTCGCCGTGATGGTGGCGTTGGCAACAGCCATGTTGTGGGGCTTCTATCGCAATGGTTGGTTTAAGTAG
- a CDS encoding putative PEP-binding protein encodes MTLGVGRNEEIIANVYDENHEQMNRSIALVIGTAEILGPKIGICN; translated from the coding sequence TTGACACTTGGCGTTGGACGCAACGAAGAAATCATTGCAAACGTGTACGACGAAAATCATGAACAGATGAACCGATCGATTGCGTTGGTCATCGGAACCGCGGAAATCCTAGGACCCAAGATCGGCATCTGCAATTAG
- a CDS encoding YjzC family protein has product MSGKVNELKPGEKAPASGQYQEIGPLGQEGHEVTVVKGEPLPPTTTAGSTYTIVDRTKNKSGLG; this is encoded by the coding sequence ATGTCCGGCAAAGTCAATGAGTTGAAACCAGGCGAGAAAGCCCCCGCATCAGGGCAATATCAAGAAATTGGGCCTCTCGGCCAAGAAGGACACGAAGTAACGGTCGTCAAAGGCGAACCGCTGCCCCCAACCACCACCGCTGGATCGACCTACACGATCGTCGATCGAACGAAAAACAAAAGTGGATTGGGCTAA
- a CDS encoding two-component system sensor histidine kinase NtrB gives MATNEENRLRSIVETAVDGIITINARGIIDSFNAAAEQIFGFAADEVIGKNVSVLMPAPYKAAHDDYLANYIATGEKKIIGVGREVVGRRKDHSKFPMRLAVGEFWLGDQRMFTGVVHDLTEQKQAEERAVRSERLAAMGQMLSALTHESRNALQLTQANLELLGMELENHPEALHYVSRIQCTQNRIKRLFEELRDFAAPMSLDLDKCNLGRIVAQVLNELSPLHSHKKICLSEQADLVDLHCTADPFRMHQVFRNLLENSIAACPDVVSIQANWSHTELDNRPALRLSLSDNGPGLTPEQRKKVFEPFFTTKTKGTGLGLAITKRIIESHRGQIRLGNNRSTGAEFVITLPRQITCA, from the coding sequence GTGGCCACCAACGAAGAAAATCGGCTTAGATCAATTGTCGAAACAGCGGTCGACGGAATCATTACGATCAACGCACGAGGGATAATTGACAGCTTCAATGCTGCTGCCGAACAGATATTCGGATTCGCGGCTGACGAAGTAATCGGGAAAAACGTCTCGGTGTTGATGCCCGCCCCCTACAAAGCTGCACATGACGACTATTTGGCCAACTATATCGCCACGGGGGAAAAGAAGATCATTGGCGTCGGCCGCGAAGTGGTTGGTCGCCGCAAAGATCATAGCAAATTCCCGATGCGTCTTGCGGTAGGAGAATTTTGGCTTGGTGATCAGCGTATGTTCACGGGAGTGGTCCACGACTTGACCGAACAGAAACAAGCCGAAGAAAGGGCGGTGCGTTCCGAACGATTGGCAGCCATGGGGCAGATGCTTTCAGCTCTCACACACGAGAGTCGCAATGCACTTCAGCTCACGCAAGCCAATTTGGAACTACTGGGCATGGAACTGGAGAATCATCCGGAAGCGCTTCATTACGTGTCACGGATTCAATGCACTCAAAATCGGATCAAACGGCTTTTCGAAGAATTGCGTGACTTCGCCGCTCCAATGTCACTCGATCTGGACAAGTGCAACTTAGGTCGTATCGTCGCGCAAGTTCTTAACGAACTGTCGCCGCTCCATTCACACAAAAAGATTTGCCTCAGTGAACAGGCCGACCTTGTCGATTTGCACTGCACGGCCGATCCGTTCCGCATGCATCAGGTGTTTCGTAACCTCCTAGAAAACTCGATTGCAGCATGCCCTGACGTTGTTTCGATCCAAGCGAACTGGTCGCATACGGAGCTTGACAATCGCCCGGCCCTGCGTCTGTCACTCAGCGACAACGGCCCCGGCCTCACGCCCGAACAGCGCAAGAAAGTCTTTGAACCGTTCTTCACCACAAAAACCAAGGGGACGGGACTTGGGCTAGCCATCACCAAACGGATTATCGAATCACACCGCGGCCAGATCAGGCTTGGGAACAACCGAAGCACAGGAGCCGAGTTTGTCATTACCTTGCCCCGCCAAATCACATGTGCGTAA
- a CDS encoding carboxymuconolactone decarboxylase family protein yields MTTSLPTEMTYPKQLEKLSSSMADLAKAQPATMHGFSMLHAASAASGALDSKTKELIALAISVTDRCDGCIAYHTHAVLQAGASRDEVMETLGVAIMMGGGPSVIYATHVVEAMDQFENTKD; encoded by the coding sequence ATGACGACATCACTCCCCACTGAAATGACCTACCCTAAGCAACTCGAAAAACTCAGCAGCAGCATGGCCGATTTGGCCAAAGCTCAGCCAGCAACCATGCATGGATTTTCGATGCTGCATGCCGCAAGTGCAGCCTCGGGAGCATTGGACAGCAAAACAAAGGAGCTCATTGCATTGGCAATCTCGGTCACGGATCGGTGTGATGGTTGCATTGCCTACCATACGCATGCAGTCCTCCAAGCGGGTGCGTCTCGCGATGAGGTGATGGAAACGCTTGGCGTTGCCATCATGATGGGGGGCGGGCCGAGTGTTATCTACGCGACTCATGTGGTCGAAGCGATGGACCAATTTGAAAACACGAAAGATTAA
- a CDS encoding ZIP family metal transporter yields MLSLTEYFLQLSPVAQAGLAGLFTWAITAAGAGLVFFAKAVNQKLIDAMLGLSGGVMIAASYWSLLAPAIEISKNRGGMSWLPAAVGFLLGGAVLLACDKLLPHLHLGFSIAESEGPKTRWRRSTLLVMAITLHNIPEGLAVGVAFGGVIAGQASAGIAGALALTLGIGLQNFPEGTAVAMPLRMEGMSRRKAFWYGQLSAVVEPIAAVIGAATVTYAVAILPYALSFAAGAMIFVVVEELIPESHRAGNVDLATISLMIGFTIMMVLDVALG; encoded by the coding sequence ATGTTAAGTTTGACCGAATACTTTCTTCAGCTGTCTCCCGTCGCGCAGGCAGGTCTGGCTGGCCTATTCACTTGGGCCATCACTGCGGCGGGCGCAGGGCTTGTCTTTTTCGCAAAGGCCGTCAATCAGAAGCTGATCGATGCAATGCTGGGATTGTCTGGTGGCGTGATGATTGCTGCCAGCTATTGGTCGCTACTCGCCCCAGCGATTGAAATTTCTAAAAATCGTGGTGGGATGTCGTGGTTGCCTGCCGCGGTAGGATTTCTGCTCGGGGGAGCCGTATTGTTAGCTTGCGACAAGTTGTTGCCGCACTTGCACCTCGGGTTTTCGATCGCCGAATCGGAAGGCCCCAAAACGCGTTGGCGTCGAAGTACCTTGTTGGTCATGGCAATCACCCTGCACAATATTCCAGAAGGGCTTGCCGTTGGCGTTGCGTTCGGTGGTGTGATCGCGGGGCAAGCCTCAGCGGGAATCGCGGGGGCGCTTGCATTGACACTAGGAATTGGCCTGCAGAATTTTCCCGAGGGGACGGCCGTCGCCATGCCGCTTCGGATGGAAGGCATGTCACGCCGAAAGGCGTTTTGGTACGGTCAACTCTCGGCGGTGGTTGAACCAATCGCAGCGGTCATCGGAGCCGCTACGGTCACTTACGCGGTAGCGATCCTGCCGTATGCATTAAGCTTCGCCGCCGGGGCGATGATCTTCGTGGTGGTCGAGGAACTGATTCCAGAATCACATCGTGCCGGAAACGTTGACTTGGCAACGATTAGTCTAATGATCGGATTCACGATCATGATGGTCCTGGACGTGGCGTTGGGTTAA
- a CDS encoding response regulator transcription factor — MTKQSPLLRAAKILIVDDHPMMRAGLAMQISEKPGLEVCGQAEDVSDALATIKSTSPDLAIIDIALKKGHGIDLIKDIKSRFPGVKMLVLSTYKESLYAERALRAGAMGYLNKQETGQQIFEAIRAVLDGERYISQEMTNRLVGQAIGAADPTRTAPVETLSNRELEVFQLIGEGLSTGAIARRLHLSPHTIDTHREKIKQKLNVKTANELQREATQWMLENG, encoded by the coding sequence ATGACAAAGCAATCTCCATTGTTGCGGGCGGCCAAAATACTCATCGTTGACGATCATCCGATGATGCGAGCAGGGTTGGCGATGCAGATCTCAGAGAAGCCGGGGCTGGAAGTCTGCGGGCAGGCCGAAGACGTCAGCGACGCACTGGCTACTATCAAATCGACCAGTCCGGATCTCGCCATCATTGACATCGCCTTAAAAAAAGGACACGGCATCGACTTGATCAAGGACATCAAGTCCCGCTTCCCTGGGGTGAAAATGCTCGTGCTGTCGACCTACAAAGAATCGTTGTACGCCGAACGGGCACTGCGGGCTGGGGCGATGGGCTACTTGAACAAACAAGAAACCGGGCAGCAGATTTTCGAGGCCATTCGCGCCGTTCTGGATGGTGAACGTTACATTAGTCAGGAAATGACCAATCGCTTGGTCGGCCAAGCCATCGGCGCCGCCGATCCCACTAGAACCGCTCCCGTCGAAACGCTAAGTAACCGCGAACTGGAGGTGTTCCAGTTGATCGGCGAGGGTTTGAGCACCGGCGCCATCGCCCGCCGATTGCACCTCAGCCCACACACGATCGACACCCACCGCGAAAAAATCAAGCAAAAACTAAACGTCAAAACCGCCAACGAATTGCAACGCGAAGCGACGCAGTGGATGCTGGAGAATGGTTGA
- a CDS encoding SDH family Clp fold serine proteinase — MDASKLIWLFIMVVMMQPVISRRLVDASRKRLLAKIENKRKSRVILLAHRQETMAILGFPLVKFIDINDSEEILRAIHMTDPDVPVDLVLHTPGGLVLASLQIARAIHKHPGKVTVFVPHYAMSGGTLIALAADQIVLSPHAVLGPVDPQVGNFPAASLVKIVKEKPIERTDDETLILADQAEKAIKQIRASVLELLSDKCSPEHAEELATMLTEGRWTHDYAITFEDAKEFGLCVSDQIPEDFMKLMTLYPQPIKQQATVEYLPIRRHSPASKESA, encoded by the coding sequence ATGGACGCAAGCAAATTGATTTGGCTTTTCATCATGGTCGTCATGATGCAGCCGGTGATCTCACGGCGGCTGGTTGACGCGTCGCGAAAACGGCTGTTGGCGAAGATCGAAAACAAACGCAAATCGCGTGTCATCTTGCTGGCTCATCGTCAAGAAACAATGGCGATTCTCGGGTTTCCGTTGGTCAAATTCATCGACATCAACGACAGCGAAGAAATTCTACGTGCCATTCACATGACCGATCCTGACGTGCCAGTCGATTTAGTTCTGCACACGCCAGGGGGGCTCGTCCTGGCGTCATTGCAGATCGCTCGGGCGATTCACAAACACCCCGGAAAGGTGACGGTTTTCGTGCCACATTACGCAATGTCCGGGGGAACGTTGATCGCGTTAGCAGCCGACCAAATTGTGCTCAGCCCCCACGCGGTACTCGGTCCAGTTGATCCGCAGGTGGGCAACTTTCCGGCTGCCTCACTGGTCAAGATCGTGAAAGAGAAGCCGATAGAAAGGACCGATGACGAAACCCTTATCCTGGCCGATCAAGCCGAAAAAGCGATCAAACAAATTCGTGCGAGCGTTCTCGAATTGTTATCCGACAAGTGTTCGCCGGAACATGCTGAGGAACTGGCCACAATGTTGACGGAAGGTCGTTGGACGCATGACTACGCGATCACATTCGAGGACGCCAAAGAGTTTGGACTATGCGTGAGCGATCAGATACCGGAAGACTTTATGAAACTAATGACGTTGTATCCGCAACCGATCAAGCAACAGGCGACCGTCGAATACCTGCCGATTCGACGTCATTCACCCGCATCCAAGGAATCCGCTTAG
- a CDS encoding response regulator translates to MTIRLLIAEDHDMVREGLRITFEETDIDVVGEATTGSGAVRLAKHEEANVLLLDIQMPSGDGFYVLQQVKLVNPKLAVLFYSQHERPDYMDRAHALGASGYLTKRARAEELIDAVRRAGRGEDLWG, encoded by the coding sequence ATGACGATTCGCTTATTGATCGCGGAAGATCATGACATGGTCCGCGAGGGATTGCGGATCACGTTTGAGGAAACGGATATCGACGTGGTCGGGGAAGCAACAACCGGCAGCGGAGCGGTTCGCCTAGCAAAACACGAAGAAGCGAATGTGTTGCTGCTGGACATTCAGATGCCCAGCGGCGACGGTTTTTACGTTTTGCAACAAGTCAAATTGGTAAATCCGAAACTGGCGGTATTGTTCTATTCGCAGCATGAAAGGCCGGACTACATGGATCGCGCCCATGCGCTCGGTGCGAGTGGATACCTGACCAAACGCGCCCGTGCGGAGGAACTGATAGACGCTGTACGAAGAGCGGGAAGGGGGGAGGATCTCTGGGGATAA
- a CDS encoding rhomboid family intramembrane serine protease yields MFPLKTSVFTSHVPVVTWLIIASNALIFFMEAGLPEESLERISYLFGVVPARFTDPDWAQEVGFPMNGYWPFLTSMFLHGGLLHIVGNMWTLAIFGRNVEDRLGSVNFIIFYLACGILSGIIHALVNPHSTLPAIGASGAIAGVMGAYLMMYPTSRVIVMIPIFIFPFFFDLLAVFYLGYWFLLNFVSGLATLNMTSDVGGIAFWAHVGGFLAGAILLPPFLLLHPKRSPCYPDEGCVEDVWGHRP; encoded by the coding sequence ATGTTCCCCTTAAAAACAAGTGTCTTTACCAGCCACGTTCCCGTCGTCACCTGGTTGATTATTGCTTCCAATGCACTGATCTTCTTTATGGAAGCGGGACTTCCTGAGGAAAGTCTGGAGCGGATCAGCTATCTATTCGGAGTGGTTCCAGCGCGCTTCACCGATCCGGACTGGGCCCAGGAAGTCGGATTCCCGATGAATGGCTACTGGCCGTTTTTGACCAGCATGTTCCTGCATGGCGGGCTGCTACATATCGTCGGCAACATGTGGACGTTGGCCATTTTCGGCCGCAATGTGGAAGACCGCCTTGGCTCCGTCAACTTCATCATTTTCTATTTGGCTTGCGGGATTTTGTCTGGAATTATCCATGCGTTGGTGAATCCCCATTCCACGCTCCCGGCGATCGGTGCGTCAGGAGCGATCGCTGGAGTCATGGGGGCCTATCTGATGATGTACCCCACATCACGAGTCATCGTCATGATTCCGATCTTTATCTTTCCCTTCTTCTTTGATCTGCTGGCAGTCTTCTATTTGGGATACTGGTTCCTGCTGAATTTTGTCAGTGGTCTTGCCACGCTCAACATGACATCCGACGTCGGTGGCATTGCGTTCTGGGCGCACGTTGGCGGCTTTCTGGCCGGAGCAATACTACTGCCTCCGTTCTTGTTGCTGCACCCCAAACGCTCGCCCTGCTATCCCGACGAAGGCTGTGTCGAGGACGTCTGGGGACACCGCCCTTAA
- a CDS encoding response regulator codes for MSKRLLFAESDSTLAEIYSRYYSNHGYEVDTAQDVMECLEKLHKTDVLILELGLPRFGEYGADDVLSHIRTHSQISDIPVVLVTSENSREWLSRLAVPPVVECLQKPFRLAALLDVVRVASRSQFYPACSRVGFSAATVG; via the coding sequence ATGAGCAAACGACTACTATTTGCCGAGAGTGACTCGACACTGGCCGAAATTTACAGCCGGTACTATTCAAATCATGGATACGAGGTCGATACGGCGCAAGACGTTATGGAATGTCTGGAAAAACTTCACAAGACCGACGTGTTAATCCTTGAGCTCGGGCTGCCACGGTTCGGCGAGTATGGCGCAGATGACGTCTTGTCACACATCCGGACGCATTCACAGATTTCGGACATTCCGGTCGTGCTAGTCACCAGCGAGAATTCACGCGAGTGGCTTTCGAGGCTCGCGGTGCCTCCGGTTGTCGAATGTTTGCAGAAGCCATTTCGATTAGCGGCGTTGCTTGACGTGGTGCGGGTCGCTAGTCGATCCCAATTTTATCCGGCGTGTTCACGTGTCGGATTTTCGGCCGCAACCGTGGGCTAG
- a CDS encoding PAS domain-containing sensor histidine kinase has product MNEQSTNQTTVQRLKVEIRERMGVCPSFFLLAEQSPDIMESLWRQAEVGYLDNPLPSLFKEKLFTYLSRFCSIPYCVARHGAFLLGSGYVAGDPACEPVSVDEMLHLIQRPAPTAEQIDDSFAVLAEIREPLDTWPEPGGELETAFRVCCVPVFRRRGNVARCQAELRRVLGTIRYDQLMALLEFIRTTHFWTETHPDIRFEDDVQQLFSEQLALARWIKSYPTAVTEELQRADEELAELRTVNSELELRVMERTTELRLAQTAARMGTWQWDVEGDRLTWDATQFELFGIAPTSTVTLETFFNLVDPRDRLELKRVVDEVLESGIRYDTEFRIIRPDGVTYWIEGKGDVIRDKDNKPLRMIGVNYDVTDRKASEDELKRRERELRTLAGSVPGLFSYIDRDLRYQYVNRGYENAFRLPADEIVGKTVVELLGTEQFELTRPYIETVLGGEEVTFDSEFDWDDDHHAIQVTYVPNLDAQRCVQGFFCLITDITKLRRAERELTRLAAIVESSHDAIIGQELDGRIQSWNDAAEQIYGYSREEAVGQSITMIVPADRHDEIRTILERIRRGQRVETFETVRVCRDGRHIDVSLTVSPIKEHTGRVIGSSAIARDISTRKEAEVSLRESERMFRALFEQAGGYCMLLRPTDSGIPVIIDINEAACDAHGYSRSEMIGKPVVELDDEEGKGLCRERTQIIMSGKTLSVETNHVRKNGSVFPVEVTAKRVQVAGKPPIIMTTEHDITERKQAEQKLRDREERLRAILNAAVDSIVTIDRQGIIKSINSATERMFGYTQDELIGQNVKILMPQPYRREHDGYLSRYRETGETHIIGVGREVAGQRKDGSTFPVDLAVSEVENLSLFTGIIRDITDRKQAEESLRREHEFSESLTNMARNIVLVLDTGGRIVRFNPYMEELTGWQLDEVQGRDWFDTFLPEHSREKTRSLFRRGIAGERTHGNVSAILTKDGHEREIEWYDTTLTGGKGEVTGLLTTGLDVTERRMLEREILEIAAEEQRRIGQELHDSTQQQLTGLGLVAQNVAESLEQLVHVDEAVGMLERVRELHRRAAKLHTGLDQAAREVNHLARGLVPVELDAQGLMSSLAELVRSVGDVQDVECKFINDRAVDVPDNFCSTHLYRVAQEAVNNALKHSRADRIEVSLSELDDLITLKVLDNGDGIEEKSSHGPGMGLRIMAYRADLIGATLHIGQATGGGTEVVCTISQ; this is encoded by the coding sequence ATGAATGAACAGTCCACGAACCAGACGACCGTCCAACGCCTCAAAGTCGAGATTCGCGAACGGATGGGCGTTTGCCCGTCATTCTTTCTGTTAGCCGAACAATCCCCGGACATCATGGAGAGTCTTTGGCGGCAGGCTGAGGTCGGATACCTCGATAACCCGCTCCCCTCACTGTTTAAGGAAAAACTCTTCACATACCTGTCAAGGTTCTGCAGCATTCCCTACTGCGTGGCTCGGCACGGCGCGTTTTTGCTTGGAAGCGGTTACGTTGCGGGGGATCCGGCGTGTGAACCGGTCTCGGTGGACGAAATGTTGCACCTGATTCAGCGACCCGCTCCGACGGCTGAACAAATCGACGACTCTTTTGCCGTGCTGGCCGAAATCCGGGAGCCTTTGGATACGTGGCCGGAACCTGGGGGAGAACTTGAAACCGCCTTCCGCGTCTGCTGCGTCCCGGTGTTTCGGCGCCGCGGTAACGTCGCACGTTGCCAGGCAGAACTTCGCCGTGTGCTTGGAACGATTCGCTACGACCAACTAATGGCGCTTCTGGAGTTCATTCGCACGACGCACTTCTGGACGGAGACACACCCTGACATCCGATTCGAAGACGACGTGCAACAACTGTTTTCCGAACAACTCGCGCTGGCCCGATGGATCAAGTCTTACCCAACAGCAGTGACCGAGGAACTGCAGCGGGCCGACGAGGAATTGGCCGAACTTCGGACGGTCAATTCGGAACTTGAACTGCGCGTCATGGAACGCACGACCGAACTCAGGCTGGCCCAGACTGCCGCTCGCATGGGAACCTGGCAGTGGGACGTCGAAGGCGATCGGCTTACCTGGGACGCGACCCAATTCGAACTGTTCGGGATCGCCCCAACCTCAACGGTCACTCTTGAAACTTTTTTCAACCTTGTAGACCCACGTGATAGGTTGGAACTGAAACGCGTCGTGGACGAAGTCTTGGAAAGCGGAATCCGATACGACACGGAGTTTCGCATCATCCGGCCTGATGGTGTCACGTACTGGATTGAAGGCAAAGGGGACGTAATCCGTGACAAGGACAACAAGCCGCTACGGATGATTGGTGTAAACTATGATGTCACGGACCGAAAGGCGTCGGAAGACGAATTGAAGAGGCGGGAGCGGGAACTTCGCACGCTGGCCGGAAGCGTGCCCGGACTGTTCTCGTACATCGACCGCGATCTCCGCTATCAGTACGTCAATCGAGGCTACGAAAACGCGTTTCGTCTACCGGCCGACGAGATCGTTGGCAAGACGGTCGTCGAGCTTCTAGGCACTGAACAGTTCGAGCTCACAAGACCGTACATCGAAACAGTCCTGGGGGGCGAAGAAGTAACATTCGATAGCGAATTCGACTGGGACGATGACCACCACGCGATCCAAGTCACCTACGTTCCTAATCTTGACGCACAACGATGCGTACAAGGTTTCTTCTGTTTGATTACGGATATCACCAAACTAAGGCGGGCTGAACGCGAACTCACTCGGCTGGCGGCGATTGTTGAATCGTCCCACGACGCGATTATCGGGCAGGAACTTGACGGAAGAATTCAAAGTTGGAACGACGCGGCCGAGCAGATCTACGGATATTCACGGGAAGAGGCCGTTGGCCAGTCGATCACGATGATCGTGCCAGCGGATCGCCACGACGAAATCAGAACGATCCTCGAACGAATTAGACGAGGCCAACGGGTCGAGACTTTTGAAACGGTCCGTGTGTGCCGCGATGGGCGGCACATCGACGTCTCGCTGACGGTCTCTCCGATCAAGGAACACACTGGCCGAGTTATTGGATCCTCGGCAATTGCTCGCGACATCAGCACACGCAAAGAAGCCGAAGTATCGCTGCGCGAGAGTGAGAGGATGTTTAGGGCGTTGTTTGAGCAGGCCGGTGGTTATTGCATGTTACTTCGGCCGACGGACAGCGGAATCCCTGTGATTATTGATATCAACGAAGCAGCTTGCGACGCACATGGTTACAGTCGCAGTGAAATGATCGGAAAGCCGGTTGTGGAACTTGATGATGAGGAGGGCAAAGGTTTATGCAGGGAAAGAACACAAATCATCATGTCAGGGAAGACGCTGTCGGTCGAAACGAACCATGTGCGAAAAAATGGTTCCGTCTTCCCGGTCGAGGTAACTGCAAAAAGGGTTCAGGTTGCCGGCAAGCCTCCAATCATTATGACAACCGAACACGACATCACCGAACGGAAGCAAGCTGAGCAAAAACTGCGCGATCGCGAAGAAAGGTTGCGGGCAATCCTGAACGCCGCCGTCGATTCCATTGTCACCATCGATCGTCAAGGCATCATCAAGAGCATTAACTCGGCGACCGAACGAATGTTCGGATACACGCAGGACGAATTGATCGGGCAGAACGTCAAAATATTGATGCCGCAACCGTACCGCAGGGAGCACGACGGCTACCTTTCCCGCTACCGTGAAACCGGTGAAACGCACATCATCGGTGTTGGCCGCGAAGTCGCTGGGCAGCGTAAGGATGGTTCGACGTTTCCCGTGGATCTGGCTGTGAGTGAGGTCGAAAACCTTAGCCTGTTCACTGGCATCATCCGAGATATTACCGACCGCAAACAGGCCGAAGAATCGCTGCGGCGTGAGCATGAGTTCAGCGAGAGCCTGACCAACATGGCTCGAAACATCGTGCTGGTGCTGGACACCGGTGGGCGGATCGTGCGGTTCAACCCATACATGGAAGAACTGACTGGCTGGCAACTGGACGAAGTTCAAGGACGCGACTGGTTTGACACCTTTCTGCCTGAACACAGCCGCGAGAAAACCCGCAGCCTTTTTAGACGCGGCATCGCGGGCGAACGGACGCATGGAAACGTGTCAGCCATTCTGACCAAAGACGGCCATGAACGCGAGATCGAATGGTATGACACCACACTGACGGGCGGCAAAGGCGAGGTGACCGGTCTGCTTACCACGGGGCTGGACGTCACGGAACGACGAATGCTAGAGCGGGAAATTCTAGAAATCGCCGCTGAGGAACAACGCCGTATCGGTCAGGAACTGCACGATAGCACGCAACAGCAATTGACCGGCCTTGGCCTGGTCGCCCAAAACGTCGCTGAGTCTCTGGAGCAACTTGTGCATGTGGACGAAGCGGTGGGGATGCTGGAACGTGTTCGCGAACTTCATCGAAGGGCAGCAAAATTGCATACTGGCTTGGACCAGGCAGCTCGAGAGGTCAACCATCTCGCACGCGGTCTGGTTCCGGTCGAATTGGATGCTCAAGGATTAATGTCGTCGCTTGCCGAATTGGTACGCAGTGTAGGCGATGTACAAGACGTTGAATGCAAATTTATCAATGATCGTGCCGTGGACGTTCCCGACAACTTTTGTTCAACCCATCTGTACCGTGTCGCCCAAGAAGCGGTGAACAACGCCCTCAAACATAGCCGCGCCGACCGTATCGAAGTCAGTCTTTCAGAACTTGATGATCTGATCACACTGAAGGTACTTGACAACGGAGACGGGATCGAAGAGAAAAGTTCGCATGGCCCCGGCATGGGCCTGCGTATCATGGCGTACCGCGCCGACCTGATCGGAGCGACCCTGCACATCGGTCAGGCAACTGGTGGCGGCACGGAGGTGGTCTGTACGATCAGTCAATAG